In Paenibacillus sp. BIC5C1, a genomic segment contains:
- a CDS encoding SDR family oxidoreductase — translation MKLLILGGNGMAGHILVDYFRRQGIHSIFYTTRDVTDPNGLLLDVNDSFMVDRLVEAVHPDVIVNAVGVLNSFADEDKITAYHINGFLPHRLRRVADTIGARLIHISTDCVFSGDRGAYREDDVTDGTSAYAITKALGEVQDAGHLTIRTSIIGPEIRKGGIGLMHWFMSTTGEVGGYTRVFWNGVTTLELAKWVDHYLASPVSGLIHLAHPVPVSKHDLLILFQKTWDKQDVVVVPDDSIVQDRTLVSTREDVKTDLPDYSTMLKELALWMEQS, via the coding sequence ATGAAGCTGCTGATACTTGGGGGGAACGGAATGGCCGGTCATATTCTGGTCGATTATTTCCGCCGTCAAGGCATCCACAGCATCTTCTATACCACCCGGGATGTAACGGACCCCAACGGTCTGTTGCTGGATGTAAATGACAGCTTTATGGTTGACCGTCTGGTAGAGGCGGTGCACCCGGATGTCATCGTTAACGCTGTAGGTGTTTTGAACAGTTTTGCAGATGAAGACAAAATTACTGCTTATCACATTAATGGATTCCTGCCGCATCGTTTGCGGCGGGTTGCCGACACGATTGGTGCACGTCTGATTCATATCAGTACGGACTGTGTGTTTAGTGGGGATCGGGGGGCATATCGGGAGGACGATGTTACTGATGGAACATCTGCCTATGCGATTACGAAAGCACTGGGTGAAGTCCAGGATGCTGGACATCTGACGATTCGCACGTCCATTATTGGACCTGAAATTCGGAAGGGTGGCATCGGTCTGATGCATTGGTTCATGTCCACTACAGGGGAAGTTGGGGGATATACACGTGTCTTCTGGAATGGGGTAACCACCCTTGAACTAGCCAAATGGGTAGATCATTATCTGGCATCGCCGGTCAGTGGTCTAATCCATCTGGCTCATCCGGTACCTGTCAGCAAACATGATCTGCTCATCCTGTTCCAAAAGACATGGGATAAGCAGGATGTTGTTGTTGTCCCTGATGATAGCATAGTGCAGGACCGTACGCTGGTGTCCACACGTGAGGACGTGAAGACAGACCTTCCGGATTATTCTACAATGCTGAAGGAGCTGGCATTATGGATGGAGCAGAGCTGA
- a CDS encoding polysaccharide biosynthesis protein, which translates to MFENKRILVTGGTGSWGYELVAQLLPQQPKEIIVYSRNESSQVAMSREFEDPRLHFRIGDIRDKDALTVACQHVDYVFHLAALKHVPVCEDQPYEALKTNVIGTQNVIEAAIENNVEKVIYISTDKAANPSNFYGMTKAIGEKLIVYANLLHSNTRFVTVRGGNVLGTNGSVVHLFKNQIRQKGQVSITDMKMTRFFLTLKDAITLLFKASVESVGGEIFVMTMPTCKIVDLAEVLIEDSGVENVSIVERGTRPGEKIHEILMSEFESMTTVVYDEQYLVILPTLGIPGLKEHYTNCPPVSFSSFSSEHQLMTKQEIRDILQRGGFLS; encoded by the coding sequence ATGTTTGAAAATAAGCGTATACTCGTGACTGGCGGTACGGGATCATGGGGTTATGAACTTGTGGCTCAACTTCTGCCCCAGCAGCCCAAGGAGATTATCGTTTACTCCCGGAATGAATCCAGCCAAGTGGCGATGAGTCGTGAATTCGAAGACCCGCGTCTTCATTTTCGTATTGGTGATATTCGAGACAAGGACGCCTTAACCGTTGCCTGTCAGCATGTGGACTATGTATTTCATCTCGCAGCGCTCAAACATGTACCGGTGTGTGAAGACCAACCTTACGAAGCACTCAAAACGAATGTGATCGGCACACAAAATGTCATTGAGGCTGCAATTGAAAATAATGTGGAAAAAGTCATTTATATCTCGACCGACAAAGCCGCCAATCCATCCAATTTCTACGGCATGACTAAGGCGATCGGTGAGAAATTGATCGTATACGCTAATCTGCTTCACAGCAATACGCGATTTGTCACTGTACGTGGTGGCAATGTACTTGGAACGAATGGCAGTGTTGTGCATTTGTTCAAAAATCAAATTCGTCAGAAAGGTCAAGTTTCCATTACCGACATGAAAATGACGCGGTTCTTTCTGACCTTGAAAGATGCCATCACCTTGCTGTTCAAAGCATCGGTGGAAAGCGTGGGTGGCGAGATTTTTGTTATGACCATGCCGACGTGCAAAATTGTGGATTTGGCAGAGGTGCTGATTGAGGATTCAGGTGTGGAGAATGTGTCCATTGTGGAGCGCGGTACTCGGCCTGGCGAGAAGATACACGAGATTCTGATGAGTGAATTCGAGAGCATGACCACAGTGGTATACGATGAGCAATATCTGGTGATCTTGCCTACACTCGGCATACCGGGGTTGAAGGAGCATTATACCAATTGCCCCCCTGTTTCTTTCAGCAGTTTTAGTTCGGAACATCAGCTAATGACCAAACAGGAGATTCGTGACATTCTGCAACGCGGAGGGTTTCTGTCATGA
- a CDS encoding NAD-dependent epimerase/dehydratase family protein: MDGAELTGKKILITGASGFTGRHAVAYFRAAEAAVAAVVRRAGAHSFGDDVAVHVCDLNDKQQVRHLIEEVKPDYVLHLAGKNSVPDSWSDPLLVLETNVMAVLYLLDALRSCPAARTVIVGSRLKYTPEPGRHPQPPHPYSLSKALEEMVSLSWMSLFGQQIMLAEPGNLIGAGPSTGICSLLARHIVACEQEGKTEAFRLSGRDNTRDFLDVRDAVRAYATLLVQGVSGTVYPVVSGKERSLGEIVDTLLTMTKAEVPVRWDGASSGPDGAGDQEELSALRKLGWQPLVPFTQSLQDILRDVRTQQGRSTT; encoded by the coding sequence ATGGATGGAGCAGAGCTGACAGGTAAAAAGATACTGATCACGGGTGCCTCCGGCTTTACCGGACGGCATGCGGTCGCTTATTTCCGCGCAGCTGAAGCTGCGGTTGCTGCAGTGGTCAGGCGGGCAGGTGCACATTCGTTTGGCGATGACGTGGCTGTACACGTCTGCGATCTTAACGACAAGCAACAAGTCCGCCATCTGATTGAAGAGGTGAAACCGGATTATGTGCTGCATCTTGCAGGCAAAAATTCCGTACCCGATTCGTGGTCCGATCCACTACTGGTGTTGGAGACCAATGTGATGGCTGTACTGTATCTGCTAGATGCTCTCCGGAGCTGCCCAGCGGCACGGACCGTTATTGTAGGTTCCCGGTTAAAATACACACCTGAACCCGGTCGGCATCCTCAGCCTCCCCACCCGTACAGTCTCAGCAAAGCACTGGAGGAGATGGTGTCGCTGTCGTGGATGTCTCTCTTTGGACAGCAGATTATGTTGGCAGAGCCGGGGAATCTGATCGGGGCAGGTCCTTCAACGGGCATATGCTCGCTGCTGGCACGTCATATTGTTGCCTGTGAACAGGAAGGTAAGACAGAGGCCTTTCGTCTATCCGGGCGGGATAATACCCGTGATTTTCTGGATGTACGGGATGCGGTTCGGGCCTACGCAACCTTGCTTGTTCAGGGCGTGTCAGGCACCGTCTACCCCGTCGTATCGGGCAAAGAGCGAAGCCTGGGTGAAATAGTGGATACGCTGCTAACCATGACCAAAGCAGAGGTGCCTGTACGCTGGGATGGAGCTTCATCCGGTCCAGATGGGGCTGGAGATCAGGAGGAGTTATCGGCGCTGCGCAAGTTGGGCTGGCAGCCGCTGGTTCCATTTACCCAATCTCTGCAGGACATTCTGAGAGATGTTCGTACCCAGCA